One genomic region from Equus asinus isolate D_3611 breed Donkey chromosome 8, EquAss-T2T_v2, whole genome shotgun sequence encodes:
- the TRIM39 gene encoding E3 ubiquitin-protein ligase TRIM39, with amino-acid sequence MAETSLLEAGASAASTAAALENLQVEASCSVCLEYLKEPVIIECGHNFCKACITRWWEDLERDFPCPVCRKTSRYRSLRPNRQLGSMVEIAKQLQAVKRKIRDESLCPQHHEALSLFCYEDQEAVCLICAISHTHRAHTVVPLDDATQEYKEKLQKCLEPLEQKLQEITRCKSSEEKKPGELKRLVESRRQQILKEFEELHRRLDEEQQMLLSRLEEEEQDILQRLRENAAHLGDKRRDLAHLAAEVEGKCLQSGFEMLKDVKSTLEKCEKVKTMEVTSVSIELEKNFSNFPRQYFALRKILKQLIADVTLDPETAHPNLVLSEDRKSVKFVETRLRDLPDTPRRFTFYPCVLATEGFTSGRHYWEVEVGDKTHWAVGVCRDSVSRKGELTPLPETGYWRVRLWNGDKYAATTTPFTPLHIKVKPKRVGIFLDYEAGTLSFYNVTDRSHIYTFTDTFTEKLWPLFYPGIRAGRKNAAPLTIRPPTDWE; translated from the exons ATGGCAGAGACAAGTCTGTTAGAGGCCGGGGCCTCTGCAGCCTCCACAGCTGCAGCTCTGGAGAACTTACAGGTGGAGGCGAGTTGCTCTGTGTGCCTGGAGTATCTGAAGGAGCCTGTCATCATTGAGTGTGGGCACAACTTCTGCAAAGCTTGCATCACCCGCTGGTGGGAGGACCTAGAAAGGGACTTCCCTTGTCCTGTCTGTCGAAAGACATCTCGCTACCGCAGTCTCCGGCCTAATCGACAACTAGGCAGTATGGTGGAAATTGCTAAGCAGCTCCAGGCCGTCAAGCGGAAGATCCGGGATGAGAGCCTCTGCCCCCAGCACCATGAAGCCCTCAGCCTCTTCTGCTATGAGGACCAGGAGGCTGTATGTTTGATATGTGCAATTTCCCACACCCACCGGGCCCACACCGTCGTGCCACTGGACGATGCCACACAGGAGTATAAG GAAAAACTGCAGAAGTGCCTGGAGCCCCTGGAGCAGAAGCTGCAGGAGATCACCCGCTGCAAATCCTCTGAGGAGAAGAAGCCTGGCGAGCTCAAG AGACTAGTAGAGAGTCGCCGACAGCAGATCTTAAAGGAATTTGAAGAGCTTCATAGGAGGCTGGATGAAGAGCAGCAGATGTTGCTTTCacggctggaggaggaggaacaggacaTTCTCCAGCGCCTCCGAGAAAACGCTGCTCACCTTGGAGACAAGCGCCGGGACCTGGCCCACTTGGCTGCTGAGGTGGAGGGCAAGTGCTTACAGTCGGGCTTCGAGATGCTTAAG gATGTCAAAAGTACCCTGGAAAA ATGTGAGAAGGTGAAGACCATGGAGGTGACTTCAGTATCCATAGAGCTGGAAAAGAACTTCAGCAATTTCCCCCGACAGTACTTTGCCCTAAGGAAAATCCTTAAACAGCTAATTG CGGATGTGACCCTGGACCCTGAGACTGCTCATCCTAACCTCGTCCTCTCAGAAGATCGTAAGAGCGTCAAGTTCGTGGAGACGAGACTCCGGGATCTCCCTGACACACCTCGGCGTTTCACCTTCTACCCTTGCGTCCTGGCTACTGAGGGTTTCACCTCAGGCCGACACTactgggaggtggaggtgggcgACAAGACCCACTGGGCAGTGGGTGTGTGCCGGGACTCCGTGAGCCGCAAGGGCGAGCTGACTCCACTCCCTGAGACTGGCTACTGGCGGGTGCGGCTATGGAATGGGGACAAATATGCAGCCACCACCACGCCTTTTACCCCTTTGCACATCAAGGTGAAACCCAAGCGGGTGGGCATATTCCTAGACTATGAGGCCGGCACACTGTCTTTCTACAACGTCACAGACCGCTCTCATATCTACACCTTCACTGATACTTTTACTGAGAAACTCTGGCCCCTCTTCTACCCAGGCATCCGGGCTGGTCGGAAGAATGCTGCACCACTTACCATCAGGCCCCCAACAGATTGGGAGTGA
- the RPP21 gene encoding ribonuclease P protein subunit p21, translated as MAGPVKDREAFQRLSFLYQAAHCVLAQDPENQALATFYCHTERTIAKRLVLRRDPSVKRTLCRGCSSLLIPGLTCTQRQRRCRGRRWTVQTCLTCQRSQRFLNNPGHLLWGDRPEAQLGSQADPKPPKPMPNTAHPIPAHLPEEKVQPPSSSHQ; from the exons ATGGCGGGGCCCGTGAAGGACCGGGAGGCCTTCCAGAGGCTCAGCTTCCTGTACCAG gccgcCCACTGCGTCCTTGCGCAGGACCCCGAGAACCAGGCGCTGGCGACGTTTTACTGCCACACGGAGAGGACCATCGCGAAGCGGCTCGTCTTGCGGCG GGACCCCTCGGTGAAGAGGACCCTCTGTCGTGGCTGCTCTTCCCTCCTCATCCCGGGTCTGACCTGCACGCAGCGCCAGAGAC GCTGCAGGGGACGGCGCTGGACAGTTCAGACCTGCCTAACATGCCAGCGCAGCCAACGGTTCCTCAACAATCCTGGGCATCTGCTCTGGGGAGACCGGCCTGAGGCCCAGCTGGGGAGCCAGGCAG ATCCCAAACCACCAAAGCCCATGCCGAACACAGCCCACCCCATTCCAGCCCACCTTCCTGAGGAGAAAGTGCAGCCTCCGAGCTCCAGTCACCAGTGA